Proteins encoded within one genomic window of Anastrepha ludens isolate Willacy chromosome 4, idAnaLude1.1, whole genome shotgun sequence:
- the LOC128860486 gene encoding cytosolic Fe-S cluster assembly factor NUBP2 homolog, which translates to MLDKVKHVILVLSGKGGVGKSTVSTQLALALRESGFKVGLLDIDLCGPSVPYLLGLEHSDVYQCDEGWVPIYTDEDKTLAVMSIGFLLKNRNDPVIWRGPKKTMMIRQFLTDVKWDELDYLIIDTPPGTSDEHITVMECMRDVKCEGAIMVTTPQGVALDDVRKELTFCRKTGVHVLGIVENMSGFICPHCSNCTNIFSSDGGVELAKRAGVPHLGTLPIDPRLNVLVGTTRSVLTELPDSNTANIFKSIAKQITTIGSP; encoded by the exons ATGTTAGATAAAGTAAAACATGTTATATTAGTTTTATCTGGGAAAGGCGGTGTTGGTAAATCCACAGTTAGTACACAATTGGCACTAGCATTGCGAGAATCAGGTTTTAAG GTGGGTCTTCTGGACATTGACTTATGTGGCCCAAGTGTGCCATACTTGCTTGGCTTAGAACACAGCGATGTTTACCAATGTGATGAAGGTTGGGTGCCCATCTACACAGACGAAGATAAAACTCTTGCTGTTATGTCTATCGGATTTCTGTTGAAGAATCGTAATGATCCGGTGATTTGGCGTGGCCCCAAAAAAACAATGATGATACGTCAATTCTTAACCGACGTAAAATGGGATGAATTGGATTACTTGATTATAGATACGCCGCCAGGTACTTCGGATGAACACATAACAGTGATGGAATGTATGCGTGATGTGAAGTGCGAAGGCGCAATAATGGTTACCACCCCACAAGGGGTAGCATTGGATGATGTGCGTAAAGAACTGACTTTTTGTAGAAAAACAGGGGTGCATGTGCTGGGTATTGTGGAAAATATGAGTGG gttTATATGTCCACATTGCAGCAATTGCACCAATATATTTTCGTCAGACGGGGGCGTTGAATTGGCTAAAAGAGCTGGTGTGCCGCACTTAGGCACATTACCCATTGATCCGCGTTTAAACGTATTAGTTGGTACAACTCGTTCCGTTCTAACTGAATTGCCGGATTCAAACACAGCAAACATATTCAAGTCGATTGCTAAACAAATTACAACCATCGGTTCACCTTAA
- the LOC128860485 gene encoding protein ARV1, giving the protein MRKSAVQQNCSSKQQIKYICINCGHPIAELYRKYSNTAIKTNNCEKCHKIADKYIEFDTIIILVDAMLLSQESYRHMLHNRSFKLNWKLSLVLLLLESFALWRQKESIASVQQDALHHAIISEKGFYICCLQNLIDYLIITLLLLVVTWAQRPSLIECTGIRKFSLILLKAITIANLSKMFLLPLIVWRGNTTDLGANIHHVLVLGHHLLALVYIYAIVSYFKKTQAFFIILPAFVAKEFLKRHISVCLEYYFRVE; this is encoded by the exons ATGAGGAAATCAGCCGTACAACAGAATTGCTcttcaaaacaacaaataaaatatatttgcattaaTTGTGGTCATCCTATAGCCGAGTTGTATAGAAAATATAGCAACACCGCAATCAAAACAAACAATTGT GAAAAATGTCACAAAATAGCAGACAAATATATCGAGTTTGACACAATAATAATTTTGGTGGACGCGATGTTGCTGTCACAGGAGTCTTACCGGCATATGCTACATAACCGGAGCTTCAAG TTAAATTGGAAATTGTCGCTCGTTCTGCTGCTGCTCGAGTCCTTCGCCTTATGGCGACAAAAAGAAAGCATTGCAAGTGTCCAGCAGGATGCGTTACACCATGCAATAATCAGCGAAAAGGGTTTTTATATATGCtgcttacaaaatttaattg ATTACCTGATTATCACATTACTTTTGTTGGTTGTGACCTGGGCACAACGACCATCACTAATTGAATGCACtggtattagaaaattttctctAATTCTACTGAAAGCCATCACCATAgctaatttatcaaaaatgttccTGCTACCACTGATAGTATGGCGTGGAAATACTACAGATTTGGGCGCCAACATACATCACGTACTTGTGCTGGGTCACCATCTATTAGCGCTGGTGTATATTTATGCTATAGTAAGttactttaaaaaaacgcaagcattttttattatattgccCGCTTTTGTAGCAAAAGAGTTTCTTAAGCGTCACATTTCTGTGTGCTTAGAATATTATTTTAGAgtagaataa